The sequence below is a genomic window from Ignavibacteriales bacterium.
GACATCTCATGAGTATTTAAATCGTATTTAATAAATCTTCCGGTTGTGATCAAAGTTACATATACATAACCGTTCTTTATCTGAATATTGTGAGGCTGATCATTTACACTTTTCAAAAAATCGACATCAATAATTCCTGAAACTGCTTTATGGTCAGGATCAACTATGTACACCTCATCACTGCCCTGTGCACATAAATAAATTTTCTTATCACTGTGAGTGTATGGAATTTCTCCTGAGTTACTTTTCGCGCCTCTGTTAATCCAATCTTTAATAACATCTATTTGTGATTGAGGTATTTTAGATTTTCCATAAGGCATAGAAAGAGAATGATCTTGAACATCTCCAATTATAAGTCGGTATAACAAACTCTTATCAGCATTGAAAGGAATTACCGGTCCACCACCATAAGGGGTTTCGCCATGATAAGTTTTTGAAAATTTATGGTGATGAGAGCTGTCGCTTGTAGGTCTTCCGAAAGAACCATGAACCAATCCATTCCAGTTTTCAAGTGATAGAGCATGTTGCGGTTCACTACCTCCGTGACATTCTGATTCGGTACAGTTAACTGCAAATATTTCAGCTACTGCATAAGATTCAAAACCGTTATTCGATTCATTAACAGGGTGTGAGGGTTGGACCGAATCTTGAGTACAAGAGGTTAAAAATACTCCGGTCAATAAGACAATTACAGCATTAGTAAATCTCATTTGTATAAGTCCTATTTGAGTAAATTCATTTTAATCGATTTAAGATCTGAACCGGATTTTAAATTTGCGATGTAAAGTCCGCTTGGAAGATCAACAGCATCAAAATTAAATTCATAACTGCCGGCAGATAATTGCTCATTGACAATTTCTTTTACCTTTTCGCCAAGTACGTTGTAAATAGATAGATTTGTAAAGTCATCGTTAAGCAGTGTAAACGCGATCTTTGTCGAAGGATTGAACGGGTTCGGGTAATTCTGCTTTAGTGAAAAATTATTGACTGAATAAAAAACTACTTCAATACTTTGTGAAAAATGTTTTGTCCCATCGTAATCAATTTGAGTTAGTCTGTAAAATGATTTTGCTTCAATCGGCGATCTATCTGAAAAAGTATAAGTATTTTTTTCTGAACTTGTTCCGGCTCCTTCAACAAAACCTATTTTAACCCAATTAACATTGTCATTACTTCGTTCAATGTTGAATCCCTGATTATTTAATTCAGAAGCTGTTGCCCATGTTAGATTTATCTCGTTAAGTGCAACAGATGCTGAAAAAGATTCAAGTTCAACCGGAGTAGTACCATCCAATAAAAAGTCAAAGACCCACAAACCGGTCTGCATATCAGATATTAAAATATTTCCCGATGGCAGATATGGATAACAACCCCACGCACCGGCATAAACTCCATTCGAACCCGGATACGTATCATAATTTCCTGCCAACTGCGGAGATAAAGGATTTGAAATATCAAGAACTACATATCCATGTTTGTAATAAGAAATATGTGCAAAGTTTCCTTTGACAAATAGATTATGAACAGGGTCATCAATCTGCGGAGTTGGATTTGTCATCTGCCACTGATTTACAACAAGATCCCATGAAGTTCTGTCGGAAACATCCCAGACAGTCACATCCCTTGTATCAAACTCCTCACAGCCGATAAAATAATTTTTATCTTCGGTCATCCAGCCGCTATGTGAATAAATTCCCGGAAGCATCGAACTTTGTGATATCATTACAGGATTACTTTTATTACTTACATTAATGAAAGCATATCTTTGCGAACTTCCTGCACAAACTACAACTGTATCCTCCCAGGCATAAACATCATGAACATAACCACTTCCGCCGTAATACCCGACCTGAACAGGTGCGGTGGGATTGGATAGATCAATAATATGCATACCACCTGAATTGGTACCGATTACATAAGCATAGCCATCGTCAATAAAAATGTTGTGCGCACTTGTGAAAGTTGTGCTGAAAGTATGAACGAGTGTTGCTGTTACGGGTAACTGTGAAAGGTCTATTACCTGCATTCCGGTTCCTGAACTGGTTCCTTCGGTTACAACGTAAGCATAGTGCGAGTGAGTTTTTATATCACGCCAGAGTGAATTAGGTCCGGGAATAAATGCAACTTCAACCGGGTTTTGAGGATTTACCAGACTGATTATTGATGTACCGCTTTGTACACCCAATAATGCGTATTCATTTCCTGAAGGATCAACATAACCCCAGATGTCATTGTAACCTACTGATGGATACTGGTTACGCTGACCAACTAAATCCACATTCATTTGTGCGAAATTAATTGTTGTTGAAACGCAAATAATGAACAGAATAAACCTATACATAATACCTCACTATAAATTTAAATTATTTTATTTGAGTCTTTTTAACGGTCTGTAGAAAGGAACAAGATTCATTAAGCACAATATATAAACCTGGTAACAAGTTGTCACCAGAAAAATCTATCCTCAGAACTATGAACAATATTCTCATGCTTGAACCAACATAAATTAAATGATATGTAGTGATGTTCCTAATAAATTTTTATTAACATAGGATACTATTTGAGCAGCAGCAATTTATGTGATCGTATTTTTCCACTATTGCTGACAACCACTATATATCCACCTGATGCCAGTTCCTTACCTAACCAATCCCTGCCTGACCATTTATAGCTTTGCTTTCCTTTGCTTAAGTAAGATTGATTCAAAGTTAAAATTTTTTCGCCTAACAGATTGTATACATTGATAATAGTGTATCCAGCTTTCGGAATAATGACATCTATATTGGTTTGATCATTAAACGGATTTGGGAATGAAGAAATTGTTATTTCAAAATCAACAGGATTTTGCGGGTCGTCATTTATATCTGATACTAATGAATTTCTGTAAAAATATAAACCACCTTTTACATTTCCAACAAATAAATCGGGGTCAGTGTCATTGTCGATGTCACATAAAACAGGTGCTGTCTCTGAGCCAAAGTTCTGAACAATAAATTCGTTTGTGACCAATGACCAGTTTGGTGCCGAATTGCTGCCATCATTTCTGTAATGAATAATCTGACCGGATCGATCGCCTGTAAATAAATCAAAATCATTATCGTTATCATAATCTGCAATAAAAGGTGTGCTATTGTCGCCTACATCTATCCCACCAAAAAAATCACTAACGAGTTCAAATGAATAGTTTGATTGACTTCCGACATTCCGATAATAATTTATTTGTCCGTTAAACCTGCCAAGAACAAGGTCAAGGTCTCCGTCAAGATCAAAATCGATCAATACTGGTCGGGCATAAACGCCTGCATCTATGTTTATACCGGAGTTATTCTGGATTAACGATTCAAACACAAACTGAGCTGATGCTGCTGAACCTGTATTTCTGAAAAGCGATAAGGTGCCATCAAAATTTCCGACAACCAGATCAGCGTCACCGTCATCATCTATGTCCCCAAAAGTTGGCGCTAATGATAGTTCACCTGTTATACCGAAGTATGCTGAATCAACCAGCAAATACTCAGGCGCAGATACGGAACCGTTATTAACAAAATAATAGATTGAACCATCAGGGTTATTTGCTGTTCCAATAAACAGGTCTTTATCTCCGTCATCATCAATATCATAAAAAACAGGAACACTCTGGTTCCCGGTGTCGAGTGTTTTTAAAAAGTTATTTGTCAAACGTATGAACAGAGGATTTGTAACAGTCCCGGCATTCTCATAAAAAATTAATGACTGGGGGACTGTAGGATCATAAAGTACTGATACGAACATATCAAGATCATCGTCTGCGTCAATATCTACAAATCTTGGCATGTTAAAACCACTTGTAAAAACACTATCTGCATTTGGTGGATATCTATAAAGTTCTACCTGAAGATTCGGAGTTTCCGGTGTACCTGTATTATGCAGGAAATAAACACTCGGACTGAAGAAATCGCCCCAGAATAAATCGAGATCACCATCATCGTCTATGTCAGCAAAATCTAATGAGCTTGCACCGTGTAAATTATCATTTCCGTCAGTTGAAATAATTAAGATGTTCTGCCAAAAGTCAGTGATGAACTCAAATATGAAATTTGTCGGAGAACCAACATTTTCATAATAAGTAAGCTTACCAGCAGAAGTGCCTGTTATAAAATCATAGTCATTGTCGTTATCAACATCGGCAAACAAAGGGTTGCAGCCGAATTCACTAAACATAAATTCATCATCATTATCTTTTAGAGTATCGATTTCAAGTTCATAAAAAGGAGAAGATACATTCCCTGTGTTCCTGTAAAAGTCAATATAGTTGGTCGCTCCACCCGTAAACAGATCGGCATCACCGTCATTGTCTATGTCAACTAAATAAAACCATCCATTAAAATGCGCACCTGGTATTATGTCAGTCGTAAACTCAAAGAGCGGATTAAATTTACTACCATTATTTTTATACCAGCCTGAAGTTCCGTCGCTATCCATAAAAATTATGTCATAGTCATCATCATTATCAATATCAATAAAGAAAAATTCAGGATTATTAATTCCGCCTGAGAATGTATTAGATATTATTCCGTTTGAATCTGAAAATGGGATTGATGTAATCTCCCTGTTAAACGGCTGCGGGAAAATCTGTAAGAAGGGAAAAACCACAAACAGAATAAAAAATTTTATTTTGTACTTTTTATCTGGTACAGACAAGCGTCACCAATGATTTTAAATGGTTCAATATTAAAATGTAAAAAATCTTCTTCTTGAGTCTGGATAGAACGTTCTATTATAAGCAGTCCCTCATCAGTAAGGTAGTTATTATTTAATATTGCTTCAACAACTTTATAAATATCATCTTTGAAAAACGGGGGATCAGCAAGAATCAAATCATATTTCACTGTAACCAGTTTATTTACAAAACTTAAAACTTCCATGTTATAAACAGAACATCTGTCTTTAATCGAAAGCGACGAAATGTTTTCTTCAAGATTTGAATAGATGAACCTGTCTCTTTCAACAAAATGCACTTCACTTGCGCCTCGGCTGATACATTCAATACCAAGTGAACCTGAACCGGCATATAAATCAAGCGCCCTGATATTCGTAAAATCAAGCCTGTTAGAAAGTAGGTTGAATAGAGTCTCACGTACCCTGTCGGTTGTCGGTCTGATTTTATCAGATTGCGGGACTTTTATAAATCTCCCCTTGAATTCACCGGAGATAATTCGCATTCGCATAGGTAAAGAATTTAAGTATTGTGATCAGGCTGTTCTGTAAGCTATTCCAGCCGCAGAAGCAAAAGAGTTATATCTCTCACGCTGATAAATTAACCCCGGGGAATTATTTTCAATGTGAAAGTTTGTAAACGGGTTTATCTTGTTAAGAATTAATTTTGTTGATTCCGAAAGAGAGTTAACAAACCCATCTGTTATATCATCACCAAAGATGTACACAGAACTGATGTCCGATGGTTTTAGTCTAAGCAGATTATTATTACTGATTTCTTCATTTATCAGTCTTGCTGCATCACTTATAGATTCAAAAGGTAAATAACGGAAAGCGATGATATTGCCTTTGTGCGTAAACAACATTGACAGGTTAGAGTTTGATATATATATACTCAAAACAAGTTCGTTGTTCTCATCTTTCGTGATTGAAGATAACGTTCGCTCGCTTGCGAAATGTATGTTATCTACATACTTCAGATTTAATTTATTGAGTGAACAAAATGAATTTATAATCCCGATATATTTTCTATCTATTGCTGCAACGAGCGCTGTGTTCAGATCACAAAATGTATTTGATGGTATTTCAATAAAATTAACCGACAGTTCATCAATGTTTAAAAAGGGATAAGCGACTGAAAGCTGCCACTTTAAATCATCAGACAATTCTGAATGAAGCAATGAATTATCCACCGGCACTTGTAAAAGATAAAATAAATCAAGCGGCAGGCTGAAAGAAACTGTTTTGCTTTTTAAGGGTTTTCTGATCAGGATTTCGTTGAAAGCGCCCTGTAGTAGGGCGCTCAACTTTGTAGTTTTTTCTTTTGAAAAGTTTAATGGTTCAGAATAGTACGCTTCATCAAAATTTGAAACGTAGTAACGGTTATCAGAAAAACTTAATTCAACAAGTTGAAGTCTGACTGAAGAAACTGATATACCGATACGGTTTTCAAATCCATTCATCCTGTTATTCTAATCCCAGGAAGCAGTATTTTTTAAAGCTGGATTTTTTGTATCCCCAACTGTTCCATAACCATCAGGATCTTCAATATAATATGTTGAACCAATTACGATTGAGGAATCAACCCTTAATAATTTTCCGCGCTGGTTTACTACCGTATCAACATTAGTGGTTGTATCTAACTGAACGATATACATTCTTCCTGATTTTGGAGTATGGGTTATACTGTCGATATTAAAATCAACCTTACCGAAATTTAAATTGATTAATGTTTTGAACGGATCGGATGACCTTACAAAAAATGAATCCGCACCAACACGCACTGTATCAACAGCTTTTCTAACACTATCAACCATCGGGTCGTATTTAACAAAAGCAACAAGGCTGTCAAGTTTATCTGTAAATGTGCCGTATTTTTTCTGCCACAGGATCTGTGCTTCAATAAGATTTTTCATTCTTAATCTTGATTCAGTCCTGTTATATTTTTCTGATTGTACGATTTCTTTTGGATCAAGGATTGCAATTTTAACTAATAAAAAAATCAGTATAACTATTACTGCATACAAACCCGCATGAATATACCACGGTTCGGACTTAGTAGTCATCTTTCCTCCGGAACTATGAAAAGTGTTTTAGTGATCAATGAAAATGAACTTTTTAATTTTATTAAACTTAGAATTACCGATTCCTTTTACATCAAGGAGTTCATTTATGTTCCTGAACTTTCCTCGTTTTTCCCTTAATTCAATGATATTAGCAGCTGTTTTTTCACCAATGCCGGGAAGTGTTTTTAACTCTTCAATACCAGCTTTATTAATATCTATACTTCTCTCTGCGGGAAGTAATTTTGGCTCAGTTTTTTCAAAATTTCTTGTGTTAAAATCCAAAACTTCTTGCTTATAGTCAACATCATTATTAGCAATTTCTTGTCCTGTTTGTGATGTATCTACATTTGTGTAATGTTTAAATAAACTGTCCTGAAGACTGTAATCAAACTTCCTGTCCGATTTAACATCCTTTGCATTAATCACATACTTGATAAAAACTCCGGTTGTTAAAACAACAATGATAAACACAATTACCCGAAGTTCAGTTAAAGTTACATTCAGCTTTACAGAAAGCTTTTTTAACATAGTTAGTTATTATTGTGACTGACAGGGAAGTATTAGCTGAAGCAGTCTGATGAGACTGCTTCACATTTTTAAATTATCCTAAAACCCGAACCGTTTGAAGAAACTTTTATCATCCCCCTCGGAAGCAAGTTTGAAGTTGGGTGATGATGCAAGTTGTTTGAGTAATTCTTTTTCTTTTGAATTAATTTTTTTCGGTACACTTATATTAATTCTAACTATTTCATCACCCATACCTGACTGGTTTAGATGTTTAATCCCTTTATCCCTCATCTTAAGCAATTTACCAGGTTGCGTTCCTGAATCGATCTTCAGCCGGGCTTTACCGGTGAGTGTTGGGACATCGACTTCGGCACCTAAAACAGCATCAGGATAGGTAATGAACAAATCATAAATAATATCATCACCTTCACGGACGAAATATTCATGCGGGATTTCCTGGAACACTACAATGATATCCCCCGGATTGCCTCCGCGTTTTCCAACATTGCCTTCGCCGCGCATCGTCATATAACTGCCTTCGTGTACACCACCGGGAACATCTATCTTAATTGTTACTTCATCTTGTATTCGTCCGTCACCCATACATTTTTTGCAAGGTGTATCAACCACTGTTCCTTCACCACCGCAGTTATTGCAAGTAGTGATGTTAACAAACTGACCAAAGACTGATCTTGAAACCTGTTTAACTTCACCTGATCCCTGGCAGGTCGGACATGTTTTTGTTGAAGTTCCAGCTTCTGCACCGCTGCCGCGACACTGTTCGCAGCGGATCATTTTTTTGATCTTTATTTTCTTTGATACACCTGAAGCAATTTCTTCCATGGTTAGTTTAAGTGTAACTCTTAAATCTGAACCGGGAGTGCCTGTGCTTCTTCTTCTGCCTCTTGATCTGCTTTGACCACCGGTAAAGAAGTCATCAAATATTGATGAACCGCCGAATATATCAGAGAAGTGAGAGAAAATATCGTTGACATTAGAAAATCCCTGTGATCCGAATCCACCTTTAACACCATCGTGTCCGAATCTGTCATAGTTTGCTTTCTTCTCATCATCGTTCAATACTTCGTAAGCTTCAGCAGCTTCTTTAAATTTTTCTTCGGCTGTTTTGTCATCGGGATTCCTGTCCGGATGATACTGCATAGCAAGCTTGCGATATGCTTTTTTTAATTCCTCCTTGGAAGCATTCTTGTCAACACCTAACACTTCGTAGTAATCTCTTTTAGCCATGTTGCTTATTCACCTTCAGTCTTATTTTCTGTGTTGCCGGGAGTTTCCGCTGCTTCTGTTTCATTAACATCTTCGCTGACAATTACCTTACTATGCCTGATAACCTTATCCTTATACATATATCCTTTTTCTATTTCATCCAGTACTGTGTGAGGTTCAGCACCTTCTTCTCGTCTTTGAAGTATGGCTTCATGAAGATGTACGTCAAATGGTTTACCAACAGCATCAATTTTTTGAACACCCTGCTCATTGAGAATTTTTATTAGTTTATCATAAACTAATTTAATTCCTGCCTTAAGAGGTTCAATTTCTTTTGTGGTATCGAAATGCTGAATAGATCTTTCAAAATCATCGACAACTGTAAGCATGTTTGTTATAAAAGATTCACCGTCATACTTAATTAAATTGAGCTGATTCGTTTCCGTTCGTCGTTTAAAATTTTCAAACTCAGCGGCTTTTCTTAAAAGCCGGTCTTTATAATCATTTATTTCAGCTTCAAGTTTTTTTACTACTTCATTAGCTATTGAATTATTTTCTTCTCCGGCACTATCTGTTTCTATTTTTTTTTGAGTGTCATTCATTGCTGTATTTTCATCGTTAATCTGTTCATTTTTATTATTGTCATTCTTCATTAATTATTGTCTCCTTTATTTTGAATTTGTGTTAGTCAATAATTCTGATAACATTTTTGCAACGTAGTCGACTATTGCAACAACTTTTGGGTACTCCATTCTTTTGGGACCTATAATGCCTAATGTTCCGGATGTACCTCCAAGCGAGTACTCTTTACTGACGAAGCTGTACTCGTTTAATTTTCTATCCTCGTTTTCACTACCGATTGATATGAATACCTGATCCTGAATCATCTCACCGGATTTTTCTAATATGTGGATGATGATATCTTTGTCTTCAATAAGTTCTATTATGCTTTGAAACTTTCCGGGATCTTCAAACTCCGGCTGCTTAATTACATTTTTTGCACCTGTTAATACAAGCCTGTCGTTCTGTTTAAAATCACGGAAAATTTTATCAACAGAATCAACGAACAATCTTATAATCGATTTATGATCATCAATAACGTCCCTGAAGCGATCGCCAAATGTATTTCGGATTTCTGCAAATGTTAATCCGGATAGTCTTTCATTCAAGAGATTTTGAACTTCATTTATTTGTGATGGTTTAATTTCCGACAAAAGTTCAAGCGTTATTGTTTTAACCAAACCGGATTTGATACTGATAACAACCAATACCTTGATTGAGGATAAACTTACCAATTGGATTTTTTCAAGAACTCCTGTATCAAGCCGTGGATATGTAACACAGGCAATCTGGTTTGTAATCTTGCTCAATATATTCGAGGTCAGATTTAAGATTTCGTCAGTGTCTTTTTGTGAAATCTCCAATTCTCTATTGATCAGTTCTACCTCTGCAGTGTCTGGCATTCTTATGTCCATCAGGGTGTCAACATAAAACCTGTAACCTTTATCAGTCGGAATTCTTCCTGCAGATGTATGAGGATGATTTATATATCCGGATTCTTCAAGATCAGACATAATATTCCTTACCGTAGCAGGGGAGAAGCCCAGATCATATTTTTTAACAATATTTCGCGAGCCAACGGGTGCTGCAGTCAATATAAACTGGTGCACAATTGATCGTAAAATACTTTTTTCCCTATCGTTCAATTCATTCATCATTGTTCGGTATAATCAATAAAATTCGGTGCAAATATATCAAATATTCCTGAAAATTTAACCGTACATATTAACACAGAACTGCATTCAGTTGATTCAGGAAAATTAGATGAGATTTATTAAGATGAGTTTCGTTTACATTAAAATAAAAAAGGCGGTCAAACAGACCGCCTTAAATCACATAATAAAGAGTTGAATTACTTCAACAGAACCATTTTCCTTGTTTCTCTGAATGATTTTTGATTACCGTTTCCGGAAGCTTCAATTGAGTAGAAATAAACACCTGAAGCAAGATTCTTACCATTGGTATTGAATTCTACATTATAAGTACCGGCAGCTTTTGAACCTTTGAACAACTCACTGATAACTTCACCGTTAATATTGTAAACGGTTATTTTAACTTTGCTGTCGAATGGAACGCTGTAATTAATCCTTGTTGAAGGATTGAATGGGTTTGGATAATTCTGTTCAAGTACATACTCAGTTGGAGTATTGAAGTTAAGGTCATCAATATCAACTGTTCCGCCAAGTTTACCTATAGATAAGTAGAGGAGTGAAACAGTGAATTGTGGGTTGTGGATACCAAAACTTCTGTCTTCTTCAACACATAGATAATTAAACAAAGCGGCTGCTTCATCTAAAGTCCAGGTCGAATCTATTGGGTCAGGAGTTGTGGAACCATAAGGTGGAAGCAACATAGCTACTTGTTCTAACAATCCGTGAATTTCATGTTGTAAACCTTCAGCAACACCATTTCTGTCAAGATCTGCGTTTCCGTTGATGTAGAATTTCTTTTCACCAAATTCTTCACCGAAACTTCCGTGACAGGGTTCGCAAGCTGAAACGTTATCATGTCCATCAGGTGTAGTCATACTAAATGAGTGTCCGCCGCTTAATGGAACGTTTCCACCAGGTGAATGTTCACCTTCAGCCATATGACAAGATACACACGCATTTTCAACACCACTCATGTGCGGTGAAGTTGGGAGAGTTTCGCCCCAGGTATAAGCATTTGTACCAGCTATAATATCTGCTTGTCCACTATGATGAGGACCAAATCTGGTCAGATTTGATAAAAATCCTTCAACGTAAGGAATTGAATTAACTCTGCTTTTATGGCAATTAGCACATAGAGAACCAGCGCCACCATCAAACTCAAACCCATTGTTCAATGTTGCAGTAACTTTTCTTAACTGACTTGGGTTTGTTGCATCATGTGGATCATGACAGGTTGCACATGTAATAGGAATATTAACCTGAACACTCTGTGGTTTTCCTTTTACATAATCAACAAATCCCTGACCATTATGGCAAGGTGTACATGAATATCTGCTTGAACCAGAATATAAGTGTGTTCCTGCTGCGTGTACTGAAACATCCCACTGTATTGGTGCAATGTGATGATTTCCATCTTCGTGGCAATATGAACAAACTGCTGATGCAATTGTAACATCTATCTTTGCATCATCCATCTGGCTGTAGTGATTTCCGCCTGGTCCGTGGCAGCTTTCACACTGAACGTTTGCTCTCTTCATTGCTTCAGGATACTGAGCAATAAGCATTTCATAATTTCCTGTCTGAAGTGTACTTGGGAATACAAACGGGAAATCATCAAAGCCATCATTAACTGCGTTAGCATCATATCCTGTTGCATGACATTTTAAGCAGGAAGCACCAAAATGGCTGCTTGATATACCATCAACACCTTTTTGTGTTGAAATAGCATGCTGAGTTCCAACCCATTTGTCATACACATAATCGAAGTTAAGATTGTTGTGACAGGTTTTGCAGGAAGCGAGTCCGCCTTCAACTCCAAGATAGAGAGCTGAGTTTAAAACAATAGTATCACCCTTTGTTCCCGAGAAGAATGTCACTTTATAAGTTCCTAACAGATCAACAATAAAAGATACAATCTGGTTTGATGTATCAATGTCCTTAACAACAAATGCTGCAGTTGAGCCGGCAGGTTTTTCAAGAAATGACCAAACCGGTGTTTGAAAAGCTGCAGTAGATTTTGCTTTTAAGTAAACCTTTGTTTCTTTTCCAACATTTACAAGACCATTGTAAGCACGATCATAGTAATGCTCAATCGAATCCACGGTGACATCGTAAGGAGAGACTCCGTACGTTGATACAGTTACAGTTTGAGCAAATGCAAAACTGCTGATCATCGTCATCATGATTATACTTAGTACTACTTTTTTCATAGGTATTATCCCTAAAAAAAATGATAAATAAATTAGTTTCGGTTTTATTTTTCAAAAAGCGTTCCGCATTCTGAACAAGTTGAGATACGCTTTTTTAAGTTAAATCGGCTCAAATATTGGGATTTATAAATATAGTTTCTTTGCTGTGAGAATAAACATTTTTAATGTTCCCAGAAGTGAGAGACTTTATTTTAGCCAATTGTTGAAAAAATGAACGATAAAAAACTGGTAAATCTTAATTAATTGTAC
It includes:
- the grpE gene encoding nucleotide exchange factor GrpE, yielding MKNDNNKNEQINDENTAMNDTQKKIETDSAGEENNSIANEVVKKLEAEINDYKDRLLRKAAEFENFKRRTETNQLNLIKYDGESFITNMLTVVDDFERSIQHFDTTKEIEPLKAGIKLVYDKLIKILNEQGVQKIDAVGKPFDVHLHEAILQRREEGAEPHTVLDEIEKGYMYKDKVIRHSKVIVSEDVNETEAAETPGNTENKTEGE
- the pilM gene encoding pilus assembly protein PilM codes for the protein MNGFENRIGISVSSVRLQLVELSFSDNRYYVSNFDEAYYSEPLNFSKEKTTKLSALLQGAFNEILIRKPLKSKTVSFSLPLDLFYLLQVPVDNSLLHSELSDDLKWQLSVAYPFLNIDELSVNFIEIPSNTFCDLNTALVAAIDRKYIGIINSFCSLNKLNLKYVDNIHFASERTLSSITKDENNELVLSIYISNSNLSMLFTHKGNIIAFRYLPFESISDAARLINEEISNNNLLRLKPSDISSVYIFGDDITDGFVNSLSESTKLILNKINPFTNFHIENNSPGLIYQRERYNSFASAAGIAYRTA
- a CDS encoding choice-of-anchor B family protein gives rise to the protein MYRFILFIICVSTTINFAQMNVDLVGQRNQYPSVGYNDIWGYVDPSGNEYALLGVQSGTSIISLVNPQNPVEVAFIPGPNSLWRDIKTHSHYAYVVTEGTSSGTGMQVIDLSQLPVTATLVHTFSTTFTSAHNIFIDDGYAYVIGTNSGGMHIIDLSNPTAPVQVGYYGGSGYVHDVYAWEDTVVVCAGSSQRYAFINVSNKSNPVMISQSSMLPGIYSHSGWMTEDKNYFIGCEEFDTRDVTVWDVSDRTSWDLVVNQWQMTNPTPQIDDPVHNLFVKGNFAHISYYKHGYVVLDISNPLSPQLAGNYDTYPGSNGVYAGAWGCYPYLPSGNILISDMQTGLWVFDFLLDGTTPVELESFSASVALNEINLTWATASELNNQGFNIERSNDNVNWVKIGFVEGAGTSSEKNTYTFSDRSPIEAKSFYRLTQIDYDGTKHFSQSIEVVFYSVNNFSLKQNYPNPFNPSTKIAFTLLNDDFTNLSIYNVLGEKVKEIVNEQLSAGSYEFNFDAVDLPSGLYIANLKSGSDLKSIKMNLLK
- a CDS encoding helix-hairpin-helix domain-containing protein — protein: MLKKLSVKLNVTLTELRVIVFIIVVLTTGVFIKYVINAKDVKSDRKFDYSLQDSLFKHYTNVDTSQTGQEIANNDVDYKQEVLDFNTRNFEKTEPKLLPAERSIDINKAGIEELKTLPGIGEKTAANIIELREKRGKFRNINELLDVKGIGNSKFNKIKKFIFIDH
- the rsmD gene encoding 16S rRNA (guanine(966)-N(2))-methyltransferase RsmD, with the protein product MRMRIISGEFKGRFIKVPQSDKIRPTTDRVRETLFNLLSNRLDFTNIRALDLYAGSGSLGIECISRGASEVHFVERDRFIYSNLEENISSLSIKDRCSVYNMEVLSFVNKLVTVKYDLILADPPFFKDDIYKVVEAILNNNYLTDEGLLIIERSIQTQEEDFLHFNIEPFKIIGDACLYQIKSTK
- the dnaJ gene encoding molecular chaperone DnaJ, whose product is MAKRDYYEVLGVDKNASKEELKKAYRKLAMQYHPDRNPDDKTAEEKFKEAAEAYEVLNDDEKKANYDRFGHDGVKGGFGSQGFSNVNDIFSHFSDIFGGSSIFDDFFTGGQSRSRGRRRSTGTPGSDLRVTLKLTMEEIASGVSKKIKIKKMIRCEQCRGSGAEAGTSTKTCPTCQGSGEVKQVSRSVFGQFVNITTCNNCGGEGTVVDTPCKKCMGDGRIQDEVTIKIDVPGGVHEGSYMTMRGEGNVGKRGGNPGDIIVVFQEIPHEYFVREGDDIIYDLFITYPDAVLGAEVDVPTLTGKARLKIDSGTQPGKLLKMRDKGIKHLNQSGMGDEIVRINISVPKKINSKEKELLKQLASSPNFKLASEGDDKSFFKRFGF
- the hrcA gene encoding heat-inducible transcription repressor HrcA, translated to MMNELNDREKSILRSIVHQFILTAAPVGSRNIVKKYDLGFSPATVRNIMSDLEESGYINHPHTSAGRIPTDKGYRFYVDTLMDIRMPDTAEVELINRELEISQKDTDEILNLTSNILSKITNQIACVTYPRLDTGVLEKIQLVSLSSIKVLVVISIKSGLVKTITLELLSEIKPSQINEVQNLLNERLSGLTFAEIRNTFGDRFRDVIDDHKSIIRLFVDSVDKIFRDFKQNDRLVLTGAKNVIKQPEFEDPGKFQSIIELIEDKDIIIHILEKSGEMIQDQVFISIGSENEDRKLNEYSFVSKEYSLGGTSGTLGIIGPKRMEYPKVVAIVDYVAKMLSELLTNTNSK
- a CDS encoding T9SS type A sorting domain-containing protein — protein: MSVPDKKYKIKFFILFVVFPFLQIFPQPFNREITSIPFSDSNGIISNTFSGGINNPEFFFIDIDNDDDYDIIFMDSDGTSGWYKNNGSKFNPLFEFTTDIIPGAHFNGWFYLVDIDNDGDADLFTGGATNYIDFYRNTGNVSSPFYELEIDTLKDNDDEFMFSEFGCNPLFADVDNDNDYDFITGTSAGKLTYYENVGSPTNFIFEFITDFWQNILIISTDGNDNLHGASSLDFADIDDDGDLDLFWGDFFSPSVYFLHNTGTPETPNLQVELYRYPPNADSVFTSGFNMPRFVDIDADDDLDMFVSVLYDPTVPQSLIFYENAGTVTNPLFIRLTNNFLKTLDTGNQSVPVFYDIDDDGDKDLFIGTANNPDGSIYYFVNNGSVSAPEYLLVDSAYFGITGELSLAPTFGDIDDDGDADLVVGNFDGTLSLFRNTGSAASAQFVFESLIQNNSGINIDAGVYARPVLIDFDLDGDLDLVLGRFNGQINYYRNVGSQSNYSFELVSDFFGGIDVGDNSTPFIADYDNDNDFDLFTGDRSGQIIHYRNDGSNSAPNWSLVTNEFIVQNFGSETAPVLCDIDNDTDPDLFVGNVKGGLYFYRNSLVSDINDDPQNPVDFEITISSFPNPFNDQTNIDVIIPKAGYTIINVYNLLGEKILTLNQSYLSKGKQSYKWSGRDWLGKELASGGYIVVVSNSGKIRSHKLLLLK